The Plodia interpunctella isolate USDA-ARS_2022_Savannah chromosome 9, ilPloInte3.2, whole genome shotgun sequence genome includes the window atactCCGCGATTCCGCCTATgctaaaatatagtaattttttcgACATTTTGCTAAGACCGTTGGTGGCGGCACAGAGACTATTATCTTATGACGCGAAATCGTGTCTTTTATAAGTTCTTATACTCAGCGATAGGGTATCTGCGGAAATGCAAATTCAAGTTACTcagattttgttttcttttaatatttgaatacgCTTAcccgtaatttattttacaaattattaatgcCCAGTTGCATATACACTGTTTGGATAAAAATTTTGGTGTCTGCCTGAGCCTGAACGACTGAATAGTAATTTGTGGCCAAAACCCAAATCGAATTATTGgcctattatattaattagaaaaaaaaacattgttttttttttaatttgaaatattgatgaaaagaaagaaacttatttttcgAAATCGAGGCCGAAACTATGACCGAACATATTACCGTAACAAAAGCCGAATATTCGGTCGGgcactaaaaaataaatataaattatgtaataatatgttttacaaattattaatgcTTAGTTGCATATacactgtttaaattaaaatttaggtGTCTGCCTGAACGACTAAATAGTAATTTGTGGCCAAAACCCAAATCGAATTATTCgcctattatattaattagtaaaaaaacacattgtttttttttaatttgaaatattgatgaaaagaaagaaacttatttcgTCGAAATCGAAGCCGATATTATGACCAAATATATTTCCGTAACAGCAGCCGAATATTCGGAcactaaaaaataagtataatatgtaaaagtatatgtgaaacatttttaacacatttttataatcatcAAAGAAAtgatcagaaaaatatcattttccatcttgacctaatcggggatcgaacccgagatcTTCGATAAGGCAAGACTAAAGTCATTTTTGCCGgaagatataaaatatcactGGCCTTGTACCGCCTCACTAGAATATGAGCATAACAGTGACTTGCACAACGCATGTACTTCACCTCGCAATATGAATGCTGGTCATCGTGACATattgacataatattattgcaCCATCTATTGAATTACAggaatatattatgtaataataatgtatgaattattaaaatcatgtTGGCTGTAAATAGTCAAGAAGTGAATATTGTCAAGTATTTGCgagacaatggtctgacaattaCAGTAGTAAAGACTTtaggctccgacgctctatgaCGAAAGAAGAAACCGGTCGGTTCGTTCGTCTCAACGTTCAGATCAGagagataaaacaaaatgtggCATGGAATAGAAACACAAACAagcatttatttcacaattattTTCCAGCTCTTCTATAAGGCCAGCTATACGAGGAGGTTGACCGCAAGCTGACTCAGTCTATCGCCATCGGCCGCTACATCGCCAGCCAGACCGAACTTCTGCCCGACCTCTGGGAACAGGCTGTATTGGACGCTGCTGTGTTGAACGTAAACTACTTTCGGGTAAGTGAGTAATAAAAGAATCTGACGATGATAAATTAAGGGTGCCAACGACTATACCGAGCGGAGACGAAAAAGTTGGAacgcgaaccctgggctccgacgcttcaAACTTTAGGAAGAAACCCAGAAAACGCTCTGGtaagataaattaatacgAGAGAAGACCCAGAAAACGCTGTGATAAGGTAAAGAATACTGCGCttactacatttatttacaaacaaatgtgGCAACCTCAGAACTATATACTACTATGATACATCATAGGTGACGAAAAATCACCATGTGACATCAAAATCAGCAACGGCGTTTCGTCATAATTTTGATGAACCATCATTTTgaccattaaaatttttgtcgtAGTCATCATGATCTGCAATTTCAATGTTACTAGACCTATATAGACATTGAAATAGCTGATATTAATTAAAGCACTAGTTTAACTGaaataattagtattaattaaagCACTAGTTTAACTGAAATAATTAGTATTTCTTATTCTTACTTAACTCAGATAgtgaatttatgtattttctgAGACATGATCTTACATAGTGCAGCCAGATCCAGTCACGAAAGAACATTTGAAAAGAATTTCTCACAGAGAAACTGAAAAAACAGGCTGCATTAATAGCTGTATCAGCACTTGAAAcccttaataatttttttgtatgcttTTTGACCATGTAGGTATTCTATGTACCTTGTTATGCCATTCGAGAGAAGAAAATGTATACTGATAAGCCCTCCTGGATCAACACtatttctttcggcatttcttctcagcagcgtCATTCCGAAATTACtatatgacataaaatttgacgtgaaaaagtactgtgaaggtataatttctgaataaatgatttgatttcattGATATGGAAGATAAAATTCTATGAATTAaaaaccaattttatttttcttattttttattgtgcgGGAAAAACATAAGGTTTCCTTTTTGCGATGTATTCCTTGACTCCAGGCAGCGTTCGGATTTTGTTCATGAGCGCAGTTATTGTAGGGTaattcttctccacttcagCGCTCAACACAAGGTTGACGGTCTCCAGGATTCCTACTACGTAGAAATCAGCCCACGATAactgaaatacatattttaaatccaTATAACCTGTAGTACTAACCGAGTTACAAATAACTGTATTTTCTTCTTgttgtgttattgttaacactgctctctctgtctcatctACCGAGTTGTTGACATCAGCGTAAACAATAACCTTAAACTTCGAACATTCGGCTATAATTTCACAACCGGCCTGACGTTAATCctatttgggaatgctatcgtACCACGATATCATTCCCAATCCCCATTCACGATATCAGTTGCCTAGGCTCTGTATCCCTTAGTTATCTCGTACCATATTCACGGGAGatgtagtggtcctattctagggtaGAACCACACATGATGAAAGCAGATAGACGTTTATGATGGTATGGGGAAGTGTAGTTCAGGGTCGATCTCGTTTTTCGATCTCATTGTAATATCTGTGATAAACGTtaaagtgagtttgtatgttcctCTACAAGCTTCTATTCTAATGTAATCGACAGTCGTGAAATGTTGCAAGAAATGATAGACctttaatttctgaaaatatacTATCTCAGTGGAAAATTGATGCGGGCGAAGCTACGGGCAAAACCTAGTTTGAGATATATCTCAAACTAGGTTTTGCCCGTCTGTGTTTGACCTTGGGTTACTAACTATAGTTATACCactaactatacatatatatagttactaACTATAGTTATAACAGATCATAATAGGAGCTACTTTGCGATTTACTTTGAAATGTCCataatatacgtatatgtgGCGGTACGTGTATATTGTTTGCAACTTTGCGCATACGCATTCGGTCTGCGCTGGAATTTAGCATTAGCCTATTGGATGGAATTTAACTGCGCCGCGGAGTTCTTGTAATCCACTCTGATAAATAGATAgatgaagtttttttataaccttTCCTCCAAAGAATCCCTTGTTATCTTTGAGCTCCTTTTCCATTCGTGATAGGTAGTATTCAACAGTCTCTGTCAGAAATTCTGTTTTCAGTTGCGTTTTCCTCGCTTCATCTTTCTCCAGTAAAATGGGATACATTTCtgaaaagttaaaaagtaaaaaacaattatactGAAGACATAAGAAGAGCAAAACAGAAGATAAGAAAACCGGTTTTTCTAACccattactttaaaaaaaggagCAAAGAAGTGCTGGATTGATGTCGCCCAAAATGCGTGTGTAATCGAAATGTTGAAAGAATGACCAGAATTTGCTATAGACCGCAACGGGTGGAAAAGTGGGTTGATCAAGAATCGGGACACGTCACCAACAGGTTAAATACAAAGTCGTGACAATTGATTCGCCAGTCACAGTAGCCGAAAACGACCAGggatgtatatatataaaaaaaaaaacaacactcTAGATTAGAGATTTCCCTATGTTACTCACTTAGTCTAAAGTCTGTAATATTCAATGCTACAGAATCTAATACAGCCTGTTCCCAAGGGTCGGAGGGCAGGAGTCCGGTCTGGCTGGCGATGTAGCGGCTGATGGCGATAGACTGGTTCAGCTTGCGGTCACCCTCCTCGTATAGTGGTAGCTGGCCGTATGGAAGAGCTggaaaagtttattaattattacaaattgttaTTGTATAAGTATCTGTTTTATTTCCGTAAAATAACCGCTTCCTGTATAGACCATCATGAGTAAAGATTTTCATATTAGCCAtgctatttatttgtttgtatttagtaactaaaattgtatgtagtaACTAAAGTCGATGCTTTAGGTCACCTGAATGATATCTTAAATCATCATAATCattttagtaataacacacacataaagaaaaaatatattatttacgtcattttcataaaatagcGCTTGGAAAATTAACACAAAGCCAATAAGTGGAACAAAACACACCCAAAGACTTTCACGACGAATGAAGTGGTTCACTACACACAATTACAGTTTGGTTATCAACTGAGAGTGCAGATTTCCTAACGAAGTctaccttcaccggaagcaagtgatggcaGATATACTTAACATTATTCAGATTATTTTACAAACGCACGTGGCACAACTAAGATTCGAACCCGGAATCTCTCGGTTCATAGGCGTGGACCACCACCGCATCATGAAAGTGTTAAAGCGATGTATAAAATAGTACATAtctataataaacattacataacACTCACATTTTTTCAAAGTAGGTAAATCTTTGTATTCGACTCTAATGTCTTCAAATTTTTCGCCACCATAATGTAGCATATACCTAATGGCCTCCCCGAGACCGTTCACATCAaaatagtgtaattttttCGACATTTTGCTAACTCTGCTTAACAAAAACTGATCTATTGTAGCGAACGTAACGgctgttatatatttttacctttgAATCAccttattttatcaataaaaatctgtttgaTATATTGATTGTGGTACAAATATACAACTAATACACCTTATCATATCTGTAATATTTGGTGATATTATCACCTATCTGTAATATTTGGTTATATTATCACCAAATATTACAGATAAGGTaaagtgttatatatattataaacagtaAAAAGATTtgctttgtaaaatttatgtaagtctttctttaaaataaaattcttccaACCTTATAAATTGTTGGAAACATTTTGTgctaattcaatttttttctcttgtTGCTTTATTCTAATTCTGTAGGGAAAATTTTTAAGGaccatattaaatattttattatagttcatctaaatatcattttttaacttttcgaTGATGATATGAATATATCAACCGCTGATGTTGATATATTCATATCATCATCGAAAATCGTTCTAAATCGTTGAAGTTGTCGCCATGACCCAAATCATGAATAGgcataaatgaaattaattttgtattccGATCTCTCTCTCTGGCTTACTcccctctctctctcatctgagcaagtacccggtttcttcccagccgttgagcgtcggtgCCCAGGGTTCGCTATTTTAGATTGTCGTCGCCATCCCTGGTTGTCAGACCTGGTCAAGGAGCATATCATCCgtgcacgcatatcatccttgacgatcTCAAGCAACATTTGTGTTAGACTATCATTGTGATTAACaatacctaaaaataatacaatttcaacGAAAACGATAAAACATTTAGGTCATAAAGATGACTTTGCAGTTTTTGTTACTATGTCGtgttactgtatttttatttcttttctatttaatatcCTGATTGATTCATCAGTCATTATTAACGCTGATTTGCATTTTCCATACTTATTTTACCCCACGTGGTGAGTAATCGTATTCAATGAATGACCTTGATGATATTCTGGCGCAAGGTCACCatagtcattattattttagtgtaGTAGGTATGTGACATCAAggcaaactttattttattatatgatcaTAGATTTTGTGAACTTTGTCTTCATCTATAATCTCTCGTAATTAACTGATTTTATTACCAACAATAGTAATTACTTCATTTAATACCAAATATAGCTAGTTATGGATATAGTGGAGATGGCTTTTAACTTTTCAATCATAtgataaaatgaaaagtttCATCACAAATCTTATTCATTGAAAACTCGAGTCGATAAAACATTACAGTCGTAATAAATTTCTACTCTCAAATTACACAAGTAAACCTCATAATATGGAAACGATGATTTCAAtaggtaaatttttaaaaaattctttattagaTAACCTAcatataattagttaattattaagtatatagttTTCTTGTGGAAATGTATTCCCTAATATGCGGCTGATCTGATATGGTTCTTGAGAGCGATTATGGTGGAGTAATTCTTCTCAATTTCTTCTTCGAGGTATTCCTCGACCTATTGGTCCTATTGGTCCAGTATCTCAACGACACCCATTATAATGAAGTCACCTCAGAAAAGCTGAAAATCATTGTTTCaatgttttgttaataaaagtCCGTCCTGAAATATTAGTTCTGAGATGGAAGAATGCgatataagaaatatagtaaaaaaaggaaatatcgAAAAGGCAACAAAAGAACAACAGAAGGTTTCGATCGTGTAAGAGACGTCTCTGAAATAATACACACAGTGTTCATTACACCATGATTCTGACCACTTTGGAAACAAGCTTcaagctatatatatatatattatctcgTGCCTTTGAGTTTCGTTATTATACGATTTCAGGAATatccattatttaaaatttaaatttcatacatttatttacctttcCCCCAAAGAACCCGTTGTTAGCTTTTAAATCCTTGACATATAAAAGTCAGCTGTCTCGTTCAGAAACACTTGTCTCGCTTCCTCTTTCTTCACTGGGTCTGTTTCTAGTCTGAATGTTCCAAATCCAgaagatttattataaaaataatatactaggaaacatcatcatcaatacatgtaataaaattgaagaaaggccaaatttgtacattggatatatattttttaattcttcatggaatatacttagttactgatatagatgacgaaaatatagttttggaaatttttgtctgtctgctgtgtgtgtgtctgaacgcgcatcactcgaaatctgctggaccgatttgcttgaaatttggtatgtaggtaccttatataccgggttaacatcttagatatcatcccggtaaatagtcaggttcccgtaggataattgaaaaattaattatgaatcaaaatcttatagacatttaattccggaaaatgagggggaaaattaaaataacaatccacggagccgatttactttaaatttttgtagaaatgtgtaaacagaatataaacaaattgtttttatcgattaaagtctgatatagatataatgggcccagtatgtatcaatatatcagtataaaactcttgactgactgactgactgacaggcaacgtacacccgaaactgatgggcgggaagctgaaatttggcatgtaggtgagtgtaggtgagcactaagagagtattcttggaaattctactccgaagggggtgaaaggggtgaaaactgtaaatatgaaagttctacaccgttgaagttagtgacttcaaaatttggatttttagattttgacaacaaagtaatgaatacgtttttcagatttttctgaaaattaaccctgaACCCCTTtataaggggggtgaaagattgtgtgggaattaatacaattttcaagataaaaagctgaaaattggcacacttactttttgtagtaaataacagtaatagtaaatacaaaaaatgtttaatttacgtttgtggttattATAAAACCGgaacgtaaaacgtcatggaaaaacgggacacattgcaaaaaacatgatggcacaatatgtacgAAACGGtgcgggatatctactttacattacat containing:
- the LOC128672239 gene encoding glutathione S-transferase-like; the protein is MSKKLHYFDVNGLGEAIRYMLHYGGEKFEDIRVEYKDLPTLKKSLPYGQLPLYEEGDRKLNQSIAISRYIASQTGLLPSDPWEQAVLDSVALNITDFRLKMYPILLEKDEARKTQLKTEFLTETVEYYLSRMEKELKDNKGFFGGKLSWADFYVVGILETVNLVLSAEVEKNYPTITALMNKIRTLPGVKEYIAKRKPYVFPAQ